The genomic DNA TAATTGATAGTTGGAGAGATCAATCTCAATCGCCCCATCTTCTCTTTGATAACAAAGATTATTTTTAAGGGCCTCATTGACCATTTCCTTGCCGAGCTTATAAACCTCGCTTTCGTAATACCACTTGTCAAAATCAATGCCTAATTTTCGATAAGTTTCTTGAAAGCCCTGGATCGCCCAACCATTCATTTTTTGCCAAAGCTGCCAAACTTCTTGGTCGCCCGCCTCCCATTTTTTCAAAATTTCTTGCGCTTCTTTTAAAAGTTCTGGTTTTTCTTTGACCTTTGTTTCAAAAAGGGTGTAAAATTTGCCAACAAAGTGATCACCTTTTAAATGCTCGCTTTCGGGTGTTTTGTTCTCACCCCATTTCTGATAGGCCAACATTGATTTAGCAATATGAATTCCTCGGTCATTAATCAAATTAGCTTTAATAACTTGATAACCGAGATTTTTAAATAAATTGGCTAAGCTGGCGCCTAAAAAATTATTTCTTAAATGTCCCAAATGTTGAGGCTTATTGGTGTTCGGGGCAGAAAATTCTATCATCACCGTTTTACCTTGACCAACTTGACTAGTGCCAAAATTGTCTTTTTTTTCTAAAATTTCATTAAGGGTTGTCTGAAACCATTTAGTTGGTTGAAGAAAGAAATTTAAATAAGGACCGTTAGCAGCAACTCTTTCCACTATCTCATTAAGATTAATTTTTCTTGCTAAAAATTTAGCCACTCTTTCTGGTTTCATTTTTAATTTTCTACCTAATAAGAAGCAGGGATAGCTTAAATCACCCATCTCTGGTTGGGGCGGTAATTCAATTTTAAAATCTAAATCTTCTAAAATTGATGAACCAAACTCTTCTTCAATGACTTTTTTAAGATTAAGAATGATCGTTTCTCTAAATGTCTTAATATCAAACATAAAATATAAAAATAAAGATTTTTTAGAGAGTTAAGATTAAAATGGTAGCTGCTAGCACAGAAAGATTAACTAAAAAAGAGGCAAGTCCAAAAAAATAACCCAGCAACTTTTCGCCTCTTTGGAAAAGAAAATTGGTTAAAATAAAATTTAAAAATAAAATGACTAAACCAACCAATGGCATTTCGAAAAGATATTTTTTTGGCCCGATGCGATCTAGCCCAACGCCTGGAATGACTGAGTAATGAAGAATTGTTATCTCTGACAAATTTTTAGTTTTCAGAAAAATAAAAAACCAAAGAAAAAGATTAATCGTTAGGCTAATAATAAAAATATAGACAACTACTTTTTCTTGCCAAAAAGAGATTTTTTTGATTTCTTTGATGGCTTTTAAAATGGGCGTCTCTTCCATAGATTTATATTTTAATCTCCTTGACAAAAAAGTCAAATTTGATAACTTAAAATAATTATGGCACCCCGCACTAAATCTCGAAGATAGTCTATTTTTTAACAATAAATATCCCGCGGGACACCGCCTAACGGCTTTGTCATTAGTGACCACTTGGCCTATTTTAAGGTTAGTGCTGGATGCTCATAATTTTAGATAAATTTATTTCGTTTTCAACTCATAAATTTATAAAATTATGGCACATAAAAAAGCAGGTTCATCAACGGCTTTAGGCCGAGACTCAATCGCCAAAAGATTAGGCGTTAAATTATTTGCTGGCGAAAGGGCAAAGCCGGGCTCCATTATCATTCGTCAAAGAGGGACAGCATTTCGGGCCGGAAAAAACGTCAAACGAGGCAAGGATGATACCTTATACGCTGTCAAGGCAGGTCGGGTAAAATTTACTTGGCGCAAAATTCCAGGCTTTACTGGTAAATTAAAATGGGTAAAGTTTGTCGAGGTAGAATAATTTAGATAAAATTTTCAATTTACTAATTTTCAATCAAATTCTAATAATTCAATTTTAGAAATACTTGAAGATTTATTGAAAATTGGTAATTAAAAATTGATAATTTTTATAATTGAAAGATTCAAGTTTTGAATTTATTTTTATTATGAATAAATTAATTGTCATCTTAGGCCCAACCGCTTCTGGAAAAACGGAATTAGCCATTAAATTGGCTAAATTTTTTAATGGCGAAATTATCTCAGCTGATTCAAGGCAAATTTATCGTGAAATGGATATTGGTACGAACAAAATTAAAGATTCAAGACTCAAGATTCAAAATGAAAATTTAAAATGCAAAATTAGTAAAATTGAAAAACCAGTTTTTTATAAAGGAGTTCCGCATTATCTTATCGATGTTGCCAATCCGGATGAGGAATTTACCGTCGCTCAATTTAAAAAAAGAGCCATTAAAATTATCAAAAACATCCAAAAAAGAGGCAAAACTCCTTTTTTGGTTGGTGGCACTGGCCTCTACATCCAGTCAATCGTTGATAATTTAGTCATCCCAAGAGTCAAGCCAGATAAAGTCTTAAGAAATAAGTTGAGTACTAAAAGCAATGAGTGGTTGTTTAAAAAACTTAAAAAAATTGATCCTTTAACAGCTAACGAGATTGATCGAAAGAACAAGAGAAGATTAATTAGAGCTTTAGAGGTCTGTTTGAAAACAAAAAAAAGATTTTCTGAATTACGAAAAAGGGGGAAACCGTTGTTTGATATTTTACAAATTGGTTTAAAAATTTCCCGGCCAATTCTTTATCAAAGAATCAATCAAAGAGTTGAGAAAATGATAAGAGACGGTTTAGTTGATGAGGTGAAAAAACTTTACAAAAAATATTCGCCATCCCTCCCCTCGCTCAGTGGTATTGGTTATCAAGAAATCATTGCCTATTTACAAGGAAAAATAAGCCTTCCGGCGGCTGTTGAGGAAATTAAAAAAAATACACGACACTTTGCCAAGCGACAGATGACTTGGTTTCGTCGTGATCCAAGAATTGTTTGGTTAAAAGACTATCAAGAAATTAAAAAAAGGATTGCCTATTTTTTAAAAAATTAAAAATTAATTTTGACAAGATCTTGAACAAAGTTTTTAGCTTTTTCTAAATCTTTTTCATTGGGCCTGCCTTTATTTAAACCACCAATTATTTTTAATAAACCAAAAGTATCAAAACCTGGACAGTTGAATTGACCAATAACTTTGAAACCTTTAGCTTCTAAAATTTTTCTAAAATTTCTAGTAAAAAAATTATAAAAAATAGATTCGGGACGACCGCTGGTGGAAAAAATAAAGGCTTTTTTATTTTGGACGGGTGGCAAATTTTTCACAAATTCAATAAGTCGATGGTGATATTGACCAAAATAAATACCGGAGCCGAAACCAATTAAATCATAGTTTAGAACTTCTGCTGGTTGAATCTCTGGTGGCTTCACTAATTTCGCCTTTAAAAAATGAGCCATAACCTGAGCAACCTTCTCGGTATTTTGATGATGAAAAGAAAGATAAATAATTAAAGATTTTATCATTGTCTCAGGGTTTACTAAATTATTCTGAACAAATCTTTTCTGAAATTTTCCGAAAATGAAAACCGTAAATAGATAAGGTAATGGCTAAAGGAAAAAGTTTTGGCCGTCTAAATAATGTCCAGAAAAAAATTTTCCAGTAATGCCATCGTTCTTGGCCAATGATACCCAGTAACCAAATAGATTTTAAAAATGCTTTAAATTTTGATAATTGAAAACGAATCTTTTTTTTCTGAAGCGGTCGATAATTTCTTAAAAAAGTTTTAAGTCGCTGATAATAATTGTCTGGTGAATAAATGGTCTTCAAAATTTTCTGATAGCCCCGACGAAGTGTTTCTTTCCCCATTTTTGGCACAAAATTAATTGAAGTATTACTACCAAAGGTATTTTTTATCAATCGACCCTGTTCTTTTAGCCTCTGATAAAGCCTGGTTTTAGGAAAAGCATTTAAAATACCAACCATGGCTGTGACAATGCCACTTTTCTGAATAAAGTCAATTTGTCTTTTAAAAATTGAGGGTTGATCATGATCAAAACCAACAATGAAACCACCCTGAACCTGAAGTCCGGCCCGATGCATCTTTTCTACAGAAGAGATTAAATCACGATTTATATTTTGAAATTTGCCACACTCTTTTAAAGAATTTTCATCTGGTGTTTCAATACCAACAAAAACTGTATCAAATCCAGCTTTGACCATTAGATTCATTAATTCATCGTCATCAGCCAAAGTAATAGGTGCTTCGGTATTAAAAGAAAAGGGGTAATTTTTTTTCTCCAACCATTCAATTATGGCTGGTAAAATTTCTTCTTTGAGTTTTGTTTTATGACCAATAAAATTGTCATCAACAAAAAATATCTTTTCTCGCCATCCCAATTGATACAATTTTTCTAATTCATTTAAAACCTGTTCTTTTGTTTTTGTCCGTGGAACTCGACCATTTAAAACAATGATGTCGCAAAATTCACAATTAAAAGGACAGCCTCGTGAATATTGAAGACACATTGAAGAATAATCTTTCAGGTTAATTAATTCAAAAAGAGGAACTGGCGACTTGGTCAAATCAGGAAATTCAGAAGAAGTATAAATTTTTTTGAGCGATCCATTTTTAAAATCTTCTAAAAATTGCTTCAAGGTTATTTCTGCTTCATTCAGAATAAAATGATCGATTTCATCTTTAAACTCCTCAACGCCAAAACCGGTTGTAAATAAAGGACCGCCGGCAACAATTTTCGTAGAGAATTTTTTACATCTTCTGACAATTTTCTTAACGGATTTTTTTTGAATAATCATGGCGCTGATAAAGACAAAATCAGCCCATTTTAAGTCTTCATCTTTTAATTTATTCACATTTAAATCAACGAGTCTTTTTTCCCATTCTTTTGGTAAAAGAGCGGCAACTGTTAATAATCCGAGTGGCGGAAAGGGAGCTTTTTTATTAATAAAGGGTAGGGCATATTTAAAACTCCAGAAAGTCGCCGGAAATTTTGGATAAAGAAGTAGAATTTTCATAACTTAAATTTAACAAAGTTTTTCTTTTCAGAAAAGACCCGGTCAAAAACCAAAGAAAAAATTAGACTAAAAAGTGGCGTAAAAATGATAACTGAAAATAATTGATTTTTTAAAAATGGAAGACCGACTAGATAACATTGAATTAAACCTTGAAAATTCATTGGATACATATTAAAAGTTAACCACCAACCAAAATTTGTCCAAAGATAAAAAAAGAGCACGGAAATAATGCCACCACCAGTAATTTTAAAAAAATAATACTTTGAGTTTCTTTGGAAAAGAAGACCAAAAAAACCGATGAAAATAAAAGCTGACCAAGTAAAAAGATAAACAGAAACATTACCAAAATAGAGATCAGAAAAAAAGATAATCAAAAGAGGAATAATGGCTGTATAAAGACCTCCTAAAAAAGAACCAGTTAAAAGAGATAAAGAAGTAATGGCTTCAAAATTTGGTAAATTGATGATTCTATTCAAGAAAATTCGAGAAATTACCCCTAGGATAATTATTAGGATGGCTAATAAAATTTTTCTTTTGTTCATAAATTTTATCTCTTAAAGAAATAGGTTTGACTTCTATTATATCACCACATAAATAATTGAGCCATCATTGCTTTGTGCCAGTTAAAATCTGTTTTCTGTTAACGATGTCATAAAAATGAGCCAAAAGACTTAAAAAGGCAGAACAGAGAGAGATAAAAAGTAACAAAATAATTAACGGTCTAATGGCTTCAATGCCAGCAATCAAACCAGTGAGGGCTAAACTTTGGAGTGTCATTTTTATTTTTCCCCAACTGTTTGCTTTTGTGGAAATGCCAAATTTTATTTTAATTGGTCGGCCAAGGACAAGCAATGATTCCAAAATAGTGGTTATGGCAATCAACCAAAGAGGGAGATGTTTTAAACCATAGAGCCAAAGGATACTAAGAATTAATAATTTATCAGCTAAAGGATCAAGCCATTCTCCTTCTTTTGTTTTTTGGGCCCGAACTCTGGCCAGCACTCCATCGAAAGTATCAAGAAGGGCTGTCAAAATGAAAAGAATCATGGCTATTATATTTTGTCTAACGAAAAGTAAAATAATAATCGGTCCAATCATTAAAATCCGCAAAAGAGAAAGATGGTTTGGTTTAACCCAGGAAGGTATAATTTTAATAAAAGAATAGATAAAACCGTCCATAAATTATAAATTATTCATATCTTAAGGCTTCGATTGGATCCAGTAAAGAAGCACGCCGCGCTGGATAAATACCAAAAACAAAACCAACTACAGCCGCGACAGTAAAACCAATACCAACGGCGAGAAAGGAAATATGAAA from Patescibacteria group bacterium includes the following:
- the argS gene encoding arginine--tRNA ligase, with translation MFDIKTFRETIILNLKKVIEEEFGSSILEDLDFKIELPPQPEMGDLSYPCFLLGRKLKMKPERVAKFLARKINLNEIVERVAANGPYLNFFLQPTKWFQTTLNEILEKKDNFGTSQVGQGKTVMIEFSAPNTNKPQHLGHLRNNFLGASLANLFKNLGYQVIKANLINDRGIHIAKSMLAYQKWGENKTPESEHLKGDHFVGKFYTLFETKVKEKPELLKEAQEILKKWEAGDQEVWQLWQKMNGWAIQGFQETYRKLGIDFDKWYYESEVYKLGKEMVNEALKNNLCYQREDGAIEIDLSNYQLGKKVLIRADGTSIYITQDLGLAKLKYDEYKPDLSLYVVGSEQRHHFKVLFKILEVFGYPWVKNCFHLAYGLVFLPAGKMKSREGIVVEIDELLAEVKKIAKSEILKREKDISPKILEERAEKIALASLKFFFLKFTPEEDIFYEPEKEISFEGATGPYLQYAYARIQSILEKSDWREENLATIDYSFLKEKEEKEILKFLFNFPEVLEKSAFYYNPSFLANYLLQLAQAFNTFYHRYQVLTAEKDIREARLVLIKAVAQVLKNGLSILGIEVLERM
- the rpmA gene encoding 50S ribosomal protein L27 — translated: MAHKKAGSSTALGRDSIAKRLGVKLFAGERAKPGSIIIRQRGTAFRAGKNVKRGKDDTLYAVKAGRVKFTWRKIPGFTGKLKWVKFVEVE
- the miaA gene encoding tRNA (adenosine(37)-N6)-dimethylallyltransferase MiaA, which codes for MNKLIVILGPTASGKTELAIKLAKFFNGEIISADSRQIYREMDIGTNKIKDSRLKIQNENLKCKISKIEKPVFYKGVPHYLIDVANPDEEFTVAQFKKRAIKIIKNIQKRGKTPFLVGGTGLYIQSIVDNLVIPRVKPDKVLRNKLSTKSNEWLFKKLKKIDPLTANEIDRKNKRRLIRALEVCLKTKKRFSELRKRGKPLFDILQIGLKISRPILYQRINQRVEKMIRDGLVDEVKKLYKKYSPSLPSLSGIGYQEIIAYLQGKISLPAAVEEIKKNTRHFAKRQMTWFRRDPRIVWLKDYQEIKKRIAYFLKN
- a CDS encoding flavodoxin family protein, translating into MKSLIIYLSFHHQNTEKVAQVMAHFLKAKLVKPPEIQPAEVLNYDLIGFGSGIYFGQYHHRLIEFVKNLPPVQNKKAFIFSTSGRPESIFYNFFTRNFRKILEAKGFKVIGQFNCPGFDTFGLLKIIGGLNKGRPNEKDLEKAKNFVQDLVKINF
- a CDS encoding DUF4070 domain-containing protein; this translates as MKILLLYPKFPATFWSFKYALPFINKKAPFPPLGLLTVAALLPKEWEKRLVDLNVNKLKDEDLKWADFVFISAMIIQKKSVKKIVRRCKKFSTKIVAGGPLFTTGFGVEEFKDEIDHFILNEAEITLKQFLEDFKNGSLKKIYTSSEFPDLTKSPVPLFELINLKDYSSMCLQYSRGCPFNCEFCDIIVLNGRVPRTKTKEQVLNELEKLYQLGWREKIFFVDDNFIGHKTKLKEEILPAIIEWLEKKNYPFSFNTEAPITLADDDELMNLMVKAGFDTVFVGIETPDENSLKECGKFQNINRDLISSVEKMHRAGLQVQGGFIVGFDHDQPSIFKRQIDFIQKSGIVTAMVGILNAFPKTRLYQRLKEQGRLIKNTFGSNTSINFVPKMGKETLRRGYQKILKTIYSPDNYYQRLKTFLRNYRPLQKKKIRFQLSKFKAFLKSIWLLGIIGQERWHYWKIFFWTLFRRPKLFPLAITLSIYGFHFRKISEKICSE
- a CDS encoding CDP-alcohol phosphatidyltransferase family protein, giving the protein MDGFIYSFIKIIPSWVKPNHLSLLRILMIGPIIILLFVRQNIIAMILFILTALLDTFDGVLARVRAQKTKEGEWLDPLADKLLILSILWLYGLKHLPLWLIAITTILESLLVLGRPIKIKFGISTKANSWGKIKMTLQSLALTGLIAGIEAIRPLIILLLFISLCSAFLSLLAHFYDIVNRKQILTGTKQ